A single window of Rubripirellula lacrimiformis DNA harbors:
- a CDS encoding RtcB family protein yields the protein MDTINPNLRISGPATATIDVGDAHSPITVIGNDAIRQTFDDQTIQQAINSRLAPGVTDVVLNPDAHVGYGAPVGCVMLSPTHVYPGPVGVDIKCSMSLLQTDIPADEIVSQTVRRKLIQAIGKRVPSGAGRGQRHVPKSRPVDGRLGFQLTTEGASKNVLKKLGIPKAWADRCEDWHHTAPDGSSDTLAARLEFLGRNRDSLDRLESKYRQLGSYGGGNHFGEAEVVRFAKDQASREVAQSFGLRDGHVAFLSHCGSRGLGHDLAMGQFRSLKTSFQKQGLAFPAGDPQLVYADARSDEGRLYLCDMAMGANFATVNHLMINQLVLEAFREVFPSVRGELVYFISHNIVRQEQVGQQLQWVHRKGATRAFPARHPGLQRTPFAETGHPILLPGNPRDGSSVMVALPGAERSAFSVNHGAGRRMSRTKAKKMLDQHQIDTELMNHDILSNCRQYPRDEAPDAYKDFNQVLASVEQAGLATEVARLEAKFVIKDGAPADD from the coding sequence ATGGACACGATCAACCCGAACCTACGAATCAGTGGACCGGCGACGGCAACCATCGATGTTGGCGACGCACACAGCCCAATCACCGTGATCGGCAACGATGCGATCCGGCAAACGTTCGACGACCAAACAATCCAACAAGCCATCAACAGTCGCTTGGCACCAGGTGTTACCGACGTTGTGCTGAACCCGGACGCGCACGTCGGTTACGGAGCACCGGTCGGATGCGTGATGCTATCCCCCACGCACGTGTACCCAGGTCCCGTCGGTGTGGACATCAAGTGCAGCATGAGCCTGCTGCAAACCGATATCCCTGCCGATGAAATCGTATCCCAAACGGTGCGACGGAAACTGATCCAAGCGATCGGTAAACGAGTCCCCAGTGGTGCCGGACGTGGCCAACGACACGTCCCCAAAAGCCGACCAGTCGATGGCCGATTGGGATTCCAGCTGACCACCGAAGGCGCATCCAAAAACGTTCTGAAGAAGCTGGGGATCCCCAAGGCCTGGGCCGACCGATGCGAAGACTGGCACCACACCGCGCCGGACGGGTCGTCGGACACACTTGCCGCACGACTGGAATTCCTAGGCCGCAATCGCGACAGCTTGGATCGCTTGGAAAGCAAGTACCGACAACTGGGCAGCTACGGTGGCGGAAACCACTTTGGCGAGGCAGAGGTTGTACGCTTTGCCAAGGACCAAGCCAGCCGCGAAGTGGCCCAGTCGTTTGGACTGCGCGATGGTCACGTCGCGTTCCTGTCGCACTGCGGTTCACGCGGTCTCGGTCACGACCTAGCCATGGGACAGTTCCGATCGTTGAAGACATCGTTTCAAAAACAGGGCCTGGCGTTTCCCGCAGGTGATCCGCAATTGGTGTACGCCGATGCGCGTAGCGACGAAGGGCGTCTGTATCTGTGCGATATGGCGATGGGTGCCAACTTTGCAACCGTCAACCATTTGATGATCAATCAACTGGTGCTGGAAGCATTCCGCGAAGTGTTCCCATCGGTCCGCGGCGAACTGGTGTACTTCATCAGCCACAACATCGTACGACAAGAACAGGTCGGCCAGCAGCTGCAGTGGGTGCACCGCAAGGGCGCCACGCGAGCGTTTCCGGCTAGGCACCCGGGTTTGCAGCGAACACCGTTTGCCGAAACAGGCCACCCGATCCTGCTGCCTGGGAACCCTCGCGATGGATCTAGCGTGATGGTCGCTCTGCCAGGCGCCGAACGTTCCGCGTTCAGCGTGAACCACGGTGCGGGGCGACGCATGAGCCGTACCAAGGCAAAGAAGATGTTGGACCAACACCAGATCGATACCGAACTGATGAACCACGACATCCTTAGCAATTGTCGACAATACCCACGCGACGAAGCACCGGATGCGTACAAGGATTTCAATCAGGTACTGGCAAGTGTCGAACAGGCCGGACTAGCAACGGAAGTCGCTCGGTTGGAAGCCAAGTTCGTGATCAAAGATGGCGCGCCTGCGGACGACTGA
- a CDS encoding cold-shock protein, with translation MAEGKIKRITDKGFGFIENESGTDMFFHSSSLEGVAYDDLREGQKVEYSVGQGPKGPRAENVRLIEG, from the coding sequence ATGGCAGAAGGCAAAATCAAACGTATCACCGACAAAGGTTTCGGATTCATCGAGAACGAATCCGGCACGGATATGTTTTTCCACAGCTCTTCGCTTGAGGGCGTCGCTTACGACGACCTACGCGAAGGCCAAAAGGTTGAATATAGCGTCGGACAAGGCCCGAAGGGCCCTCGCGCTGAAAACGTGCGTTTGATCGAAGGTTAG
- a CDS encoding DEAD/DEAH box helicase, with the protein MNHFEEIDLIAPIKRALADENYVTPTPIQAQTIPAAITGCDVLGCAQTGTGKTAAFALPILNRLGKQNRKPVPNQPAALILAPTRELAIQIGESFATYGKHLRVKTALVYGGVNQNNQIRAMQRGVHVLVATPGRLLDLMNQGHINLSRLDVFVLDEADRMLDMGFLPDLKRIIQELPEDRQSLFFSATMPPKIVDLSQRLLLNPVTVTVKPKKSTAQLIDQQVVFCERGDKQTLLKDLVRADDAERVIVFTRTKRGANTVADKLEKAGISSAAIHGNKSQNARQRTLDAFRKNKIHVLVATDVAARGIDIDGVTHVINYDLPTEPESYVHRIGRTGRAEASGVAISFCTSAERDDLRAIEQLIGKKVPLAPNQPKPTPGGSRDEVRGSGGRPSKPRGGPRSRNRSARPAGKSSGPKMSGNPVAATGGAGTAVAAKPRRSQKRKAGFGVGIMDGEAVATATRAPRPKGSGRKPRPQQG; encoded by the coding sequence TTGAACCATTTTGAAGAAATCGACCTGATCGCTCCCATCAAACGAGCGCTGGCCGACGAAAATTACGTTACCCCTACACCGATCCAAGCGCAAACGATCCCCGCCGCCATCACTGGTTGCGACGTCCTTGGATGTGCCCAAACAGGCACCGGAAAAACGGCCGCATTCGCACTCCCGATCCTGAACCGGCTTGGCAAACAGAACCGCAAGCCGGTTCCCAACCAGCCCGCCGCCTTGATTTTGGCACCGACCCGCGAGTTGGCGATCCAAATCGGCGAAAGCTTTGCGACCTATGGCAAACACCTTCGTGTGAAGACCGCTTTGGTCTACGGCGGAGTGAATCAGAACAATCAAATCCGAGCGATGCAGCGTGGCGTTCACGTCCTGGTTGCTACCCCGGGTCGCTTGTTGGACCTGATGAATCAGGGCCACATCAATCTAAGCCGACTGGACGTCTTTGTCTTGGACGAAGCCGACCGCATGTTGGACATGGGTTTCTTGCCTGATCTGAAGCGGATCATTCAGGAACTTCCCGAAGACCGTCAGTCTCTGTTCTTCTCGGCAACGATGCCACCGAAGATCGTTGATCTTTCACAGCGATTGCTGCTGAATCCGGTGACCGTGACCGTCAAGCCGAAGAAGTCGACTGCACAGTTGATTGATCAACAGGTCGTTTTCTGCGAACGCGGCGACAAACAGACTTTGTTGAAAGACTTGGTCCGTGCGGATGACGCCGAACGAGTGATCGTGTTCACACGCACCAAACGCGGTGCCAACACGGTTGCCGACAAATTGGAAAAAGCCGGGATCTCCTCGGCCGCTATCCACGGCAATAAATCGCAAAATGCACGTCAGCGGACGCTGGACGCATTTCGTAAGAACAAGATTCACGTCTTGGTCGCCACCGACGTTGCCGCTCGCGGTATCGACATCGATGGTGTCACCCACGTGATCAACTATGACCTGCCAACCGAACCGGAAAGCTATGTGCACCGGATTGGACGAACCGGTCGTGCGGAAGCATCGGGCGTTGCAATTTCATTTTGCACGTCTGCCGAACGGGATGATCTGCGAGCGATCGAGCAATTGATCGGCAAGAAAGTTCCGCTAGCTCCGAACCAACCCAAGCCGACGCCAGGTGGATCTCGTGATGAGGTTCGTGGAAGCGGTGGTCGTCCATCGAAGCCTCGTGGTGGCCCACGCAGTCGGAACCGATCAGCTCGGCCGGCCGGTAAATCCAGCGGTCCTAAAATGTCCGGCAACCCCGTCGCAGCGACGGGCGGAGCGGGAACCGCGGTGGCCGCCAAGCCACGTCGCAGCCAAAAACGAAAAGCCGGCTTTGGTGTCGGAATCATGGACGGGGAAGCGGTCGCCACGGCAACACGCGCTCCTCGCCCCAAAGGTTCCGGCCGAAAGCCACGCCCCCAACAGGGCTAG
- the rplK gene encoding 50S ribosomal protein L11 yields the protein MAKQVTGVAKFQVPGGQATPAPPVGTSLGKFGVNLGQFVQAFNDKTKEYNGTPIPVIVTVYNDRSFEFITKSPPAASLLKQAAGIAKGSGVPNKDKVAKVTRAQCVDIAEKKMADLNARDIDHAVLMIEGTARSMGIDVEG from the coding sequence ATGGCAAAGCAAGTCACCGGCGTCGCAAAGTTCCAAGTTCCTGGCGGTCAAGCCACCCCGGCTCCTCCTGTCGGTACATCGCTGGGTAAGTTCGGCGTGAACCTGGGACAGTTCGTCCAGGCCTTCAACGACAAGACGAAGGAATACAACGGCACCCCGATCCCTGTGATCGTGACTGTCTACAACGACCGTAGTTTTGAATTCATCACCAAAAGCCCGCCCGCAGCATCGCTGTTGAAGCAGGCCGCTGGAATCGCCAAAGGCAGTGGCGTCCCGAACAAGGACAAAGTTGCCAAGGTAACCCGCGCCCAGTGCGTGGATATCGCCGAAAAGAAAATGGCCGACCTGAACGCTCGCGACATCGACCACGCTGTGTTGATGATCGAAGGCACCGCCCGCAGCATGGGCATCGACGTCGAAGGTTGA
- the nusG gene encoding transcription termination/antitermination protein NusG, whose product MNQVDPSEDPQFPEPDESLVIESSDVSEGDSEEATASAPAPPPPAPVDPAAKPKVDTEVEAKMDWYILKVAFNREDSIADALRKRVKMEGMAEHFGEIVVPSEDVATFNRDGKRRVSKRKLLPGYIMVNMRINDDTWFLVRETGGISDFTGAAGKPMPMEPSDIERFINKPEVGEDEEEAPIKIGIPFKVGDRVRVKEGNFENQEGDVDTVDEANGRITVIINIFGRSVPMELDHWQVEPL is encoded by the coding sequence GTGAACCAAGTCGATCCTTCTGAAGATCCCCAGTTCCCCGAGCCTGATGAATCGTTGGTGATTGAATCCAGCGATGTTTCCGAAGGTGATTCGGAGGAAGCGACGGCCAGTGCGCCGGCGCCTCCGCCTCCCGCCCCTGTCGACCCGGCTGCGAAGCCGAAGGTGGACACGGAAGTGGAAGCGAAGATGGATTGGTACATCTTGAAAGTCGCCTTCAACCGCGAAGATTCCATTGCTGATGCGCTGCGAAAGCGAGTCAAGATGGAAGGCATGGCGGAACACTTTGGCGAGATCGTGGTGCCCAGCGAAGACGTTGCGACGTTCAATCGCGATGGCAAACGCCGCGTTAGCAAACGCAAATTGTTGCCCGGCTACATCATGGTCAACATGCGTATCAACGACGATACTTGGTTCCTGGTTCGGGAAACCGGCGGGATCAGCGACTTTACCGGCGCCGCCGGGAAGCCGATGCCGATGGAACCAAGCGATATCGAACGATTCATCAACAAGCCAGAAGTCGGCGAAGACGAAGAAGAAGCACCGATCAAGATCGGGATTCCGTTCAAGGTCGGCGATCGAGTTCGCGTCAAGGAAGGCAACTTCGAGAACCAAGAGGGCGATGTCGACACGGTCGACGAAGCCAATGGTCGAATCACGGTGATCATCAACATTTTTGGACGCAGTGTCCCGATGGAACTGGACCACTGGCAGGTCGAACCACTGTAG
- the secE gene encoding preprotein translocase subunit SecE — protein sequence MSRDIASANSVPLTSELFKNTVYKPNQGRIVRQLTALAIWVVAALGCWSLYGSLRGGIESGSYLIPGIPSAVLAAGLWFGYRVVNWPRFADFLIAVEAEMNKVTWPSKDELIRASVVVILTIFILAIALFLFDVLWQAIFDFLGVTT from the coding sequence GTGTCACGAGACATTGCATCAGCCAACAGCGTTCCCCTGACGAGCGAACTGTTCAAGAATACCGTTTACAAGCCCAACCAAGGCCGCATCGTTCGTCAATTGACGGCGTTGGCGATTTGGGTGGTAGCGGCTCTGGGGTGTTGGTCGCTGTACGGGTCGCTGCGAGGCGGTATCGAGTCCGGTTCGTATCTGATCCCGGGGATCCCATCGGCAGTCCTGGCAGCTGGTCTTTGGTTCGGTTACCGGGTCGTCAACTGGCCTCGATTTGCTGACTTTTTGATCGCAGTCGAAGCGGAAATGAACAAGGTCACCTGGCCTAGCAAGGACGAGTTGATCCGAGCATCGGTTGTCGTGATTCTGACGATCTTTATCTTGGCGATCGCATTGTTCTTGTTTGACGTCCTGTGGCAGGCGATTTTCGATTTCCTGGGTGTCACCACTTAG